One region of Pseudomonas alvandae genomic DNA includes:
- the tssF gene encoding type VI secretion system baseplate subunit TssF, which translates to MNMDNLTLRYFDAEMRYLREAGKEFAEAFPDRAALLNLDKPGAQDPYVERLFEGFAFLMGRLREKLDDDLPELTEGLVSLLWPHYLRTIPSLSIIELVPDLAQIKRSERIARGFEILSQPIGPQRTCCRYTTTQDVTLQPLALASVARDHEPDGRSLLRLRFARSESVPWAEIDLSRLPLYLNADAPLASALHQALTLNRQAMYVRVAEQPGRTPLDGYFAAKGFADEDRLWPKGDSAFSGYQLLLEYFTFREKFMFVTLCGLDQLAIEPNALWFDLEVVLREPWPHAFDLSAEHIRLHAVPVINLFVLEADPLELDPLQTDYLLRPMRLQDGHLEIYSVDEVTASKEEQRLDYVPFSSFRHKGGMLRDEAPERYFHTRLKRAANGLHDTWLILGGEGFDEDRLLRPDKRLSLRLTGTHGQLPRKALQSTVLDTAVQLTQFGLRVRNLCAPTLPCYPPNRDRFHWRILSHLGSNFLPMLDSAEVLRGTLALYDWTGSELNRRRLAAIVEVSHHLVQRFEKGFLLRGVDIEITLDTNGFAGEGDISLFGEMLNRFFALYADVHLYTQLTLVLQPTGACLRWSENHSQRIPG; encoded by the coding sequence ATGAACATGGACAATCTGACACTGCGCTATTTCGACGCCGAAATGCGCTACCTGCGCGAGGCCGGCAAGGAATTCGCCGAGGCGTTCCCGGACCGTGCGGCGCTTCTCAACCTGGACAAGCCGGGGGCGCAGGACCCCTATGTGGAGCGACTGTTCGAGGGCTTTGCGTTCCTGATGGGGCGCCTGCGGGAAAAGCTCGACGATGATCTGCCGGAGCTGACCGAAGGCCTGGTGAGCCTGTTGTGGCCGCATTATTTGCGGACCATTCCGTCGCTGTCGATCATCGAGCTGGTGCCCGATCTTGCCCAGATCAAACGCAGCGAACGGATCGCCCGGGGGTTCGAGATCCTCTCGCAACCCATCGGGCCGCAGCGCACCTGCTGCCGCTATACCACCACGCAAGACGTGACGTTGCAGCCGCTGGCGTTGGCGTCGGTGGCGCGTGACCACGAACCGGATGGTCGCTCGCTGCTGCGCTTGCGCTTTGCCCGCAGCGAATCCGTTCCCTGGGCAGAGATCGACCTGAGTCGCCTGCCGTTGTACTTGAATGCCGATGCACCGCTGGCCAGCGCGCTGCACCAGGCCCTGACCTTGAACCGGCAGGCTATGTACGTGCGCGTCGCGGAGCAGCCTGGCCGCACGCCTTTGGATGGTTACTTCGCGGCCAAGGGCTTTGCCGACGAGGATCGGCTGTGGCCCAAGGGCGACAGCGCCTTCAGTGGTTATCAGTTGCTGCTGGAATATTTCACGTTCCGGGAAAAATTCATGTTCGTCACGCTCTGCGGGTTGGATCAGTTGGCGATTGAACCCAACGCGCTCTGGTTCGACCTCGAAGTGGTACTGCGTGAACCCTGGCCCCATGCTTTTGACCTGAGCGCCGAACACATCCGCCTGCACGCGGTGCCGGTGATCAATCTGTTTGTGCTGGAGGCCGATCCGCTGGAGCTGGACCCTTTGCAAACCGATTACCTGCTGCGCCCGATGCGCTTGCAGGACGGCCATCTGGAAATCTATTCGGTGGACGAGGTCACCGCCTCAAAGGAAGAACAGCGCCTGGACTACGTGCCGTTCAGCAGCTTTCGCCACAAGGGCGGCATGCTGCGTGACGAAGCGCCGGAACGTTATTTCCATACTCGCTTGAAGCGCGCCGCCAATGGCTTGCACGACACCTGGTTGATCCTCGGTGGCGAAGGTTTCGACGAGGATCGGCTGCTGCGGCCCGATAAACGCTTGTCGCTGCGACTGACCGGCACCCACGGCCAACTGCCGCGCAAAGCGTTGCAGAGCACGGTGCTCGATACGGCGGTGCAGCTCACCCAGTTCGGCCTGCGGGTGCGCAACCTGTGTGCCCCGACGTTGCCCTGCTATCCGCCAAATCGCGACCGTTTTCATTGGCGCATCCTCAGCCACCTGGGCTCGAATTTCCTGCCGATGCTCGACAGTGCCGAGGTGTTGCGCGGGACGTTGGCGTTGTACGACTGGACGGGCAGCGAGCTGAACCGGCGTCGGCTGGCGGCGATCGTCGAGGTAAGTCATCACCTGGTCCAGCGCTTCGAAAAGGGCTTCCTGCTGCGTGGGGTGGATATCGAAATCACCCTGGACACCAACGGATTCGCGGGGGAGGGCGATATCAGTCTGTTCGGCGAAATGCTCAACCGCTTCTTTGCGCTCTACGCGGACGTCCATCTTTACACCCAGCTCACGCTGGTCCTTCAACCTACTGGAGCGTGCCTGCGATGGAGCGAGAATCACAGCCAGCGTATTCCCGGTTGA
- a CDS encoding type I secretion system permease/ATPase — protein MPAHSRTELEDALAACKSSFLSVAFFSFFVNLLMLVPSFYMLQVYDRAVASASLSTLLMLTLIMLLLLTTMGGLEWVRSRIMVRISTRLDTLLGQRLFDASFKQALTSCGMNATAQPLSDLNALRQFLTGNGLFAFFDTPWIPIYLAVMFMFHPWYGWMGLLSAVLLGTLAYVNEKLTQAPLHAANREQMAATAFTNKSLRNAEVVESMGMLASLRQRWSEQTHTVLSLQSLASDRATTVATVSRTFRQVVQSLVLGLGAYLTINHEISSGLMIAGSILLGRALAPIDQLIGVWKGFLGARSQYARLHQLLATIAAEPERMSLPAPEGAIRVEGLSVGAPNQRKPIIRSLTFEVPAGSVVGIIGPSGAGKSTLARALLGIWPSLAGTVRLDGADISQWRRDELGPYIGYLPQDIELFEGTISQNISRFGPVDAPAVVAAARMAGVHELVLQLPDGYDTLIGANGGGLSGGQRQRIGLARALYGEPRLVLLDEPNSNLDDAGEKMLAEALQKLRQSRATVFVITHRSGVLAQVDKLLVLNQGELSLFGPRDKVLARLQAATPAAHPAAAIES, from the coding sequence ATGCCAGCCCACTCCAGGACCGAGTTGGAGGATGCCCTTGCCGCGTGCAAAAGCAGCTTTCTTTCCGTTGCCTTCTTCAGTTTTTTCGTCAACCTGCTGATGCTGGTTCCCTCGTTCTACATGCTGCAGGTCTATGACCGTGCGGTCGCCAGCGCCAGCCTGTCGACCTTGTTGATGTTGACGCTGATCATGTTGCTCCTGTTGACCACGATGGGCGGACTGGAGTGGGTTCGGTCGCGGATCATGGTGCGGATCAGCACGCGCCTGGATACGTTGCTGGGCCAGCGCCTGTTCGACGCGAGTTTCAAGCAGGCGCTGACAAGCTGCGGCATGAACGCCACGGCCCAGCCCCTGAGCGATTTGAACGCGTTGCGCCAGTTCCTGACCGGCAACGGCCTCTTTGCGTTTTTCGACACGCCCTGGATTCCGATCTACCTGGCCGTCATGTTCATGTTCCATCCCTGGTACGGCTGGATGGGGCTGTTGAGCGCGGTGCTGTTGGGTACGCTGGCCTACGTCAATGAAAAACTCACCCAGGCACCGCTGCATGCGGCCAACCGCGAGCAGATGGCGGCTACCGCTTTCACCAACAAGAGCTTGCGCAACGCCGAGGTGGTTGAATCCATGGGCATGCTTGCCAGCTTGCGTCAGCGCTGGAGCGAGCAGACCCACACCGTTCTTTCCCTGCAGAGCCTTGCCAGTGACCGCGCCACGACGGTCGCGACCGTCTCCAGGACGTTCCGCCAGGTCGTCCAGTCGCTGGTGCTGGGCTTGGGTGCGTACCTGACGATCAATCACGAGATTTCGTCTGGGCTGATGATCGCCGGCTCCATTCTGCTGGGGCGAGCCCTGGCGCCCATCGATCAATTGATTGGCGTCTGGAAAGGCTTCCTGGGCGCACGATCGCAATATGCAAGGCTGCACCAATTGCTGGCAACGATCGCCGCCGAACCTGAGCGCATGTCCTTGCCGGCACCCGAGGGCGCGATCCGGGTGGAAGGCCTTTCGGTTGGCGCGCCCAACCAGCGCAAACCGATTATCCGGAGCCTGACGTTCGAGGTGCCGGCAGGTTCCGTGGTGGGCATCATTGGTCCGAGCGGCGCGGGCAAGTCGACGCTGGCCAGGGCATTGCTCGGCATCTGGCCAAGCCTGGCGGGTACGGTGCGCCTGGACGGTGCGGACATCAGCCAATGGCGGCGGGACGAACTTGGCCCCTACATCGGTTACCTGCCGCAGGACATCGAGTTGTTCGAAGGCACCATCAGCCAGAACATTTCACGCTTCGGTCCGGTGGACGCACCAGCCGTGGTCGCTGCCGCGCGCATGGCCGGGGTGCATGAACTGGTTCTGCAATTGCCTGATGGCTACGACACCTTGATCGGCGCCAATGGCGGTGGCCTGTCCGGCGGCCAGCGCCAACGCATCGGCCTGGCCCGCGCGCTGTACGGCGAACCGCGCCTCGTATTGCTCGATGAACCGAACTCCAACCTGGACGATGCGGGCGAAAAGATGCTCGCCGAGGCGCTGCAAAAACTCAGGCAGAGCCGCGCCACGGTGTTTGTCATCACTCATCGGTCCGGCGTGCTGGCGCAGGTCGACAAACTGCTGGTCCTCAATCAGGGCGAACTGAGCCTGTTCGGACCGCGCGACAAGGTCCTGGCGCGACTGCAGGCTGCCACGCCCGCGGCGCACCCGGCCGCCGCCATTGAATCGTAG
- the tssJ gene encoding type VI secretion system lipoprotein TssJ, producing MSRTLFNLSILAVIATALGGCGLTQTVTQGTASAAETIFHKQVKTLHLDFNARTALNTDVADMNALSLPTLVRVYQLRDGKALDRATYEGLVRGDERLLDGALLDRRAVVVKPGAGAQLSVPMNPQARVVALVGLFRNPDAQPDTWRLLLTRDDLDPDRARLIEMGDNQLTLRPLAKE from the coding sequence ATGTCTCGTACCCTTTTTAATCTATCGATACTGGCAGTGATCGCCACTGCACTGGGCGGGTGTGGGTTGACCCAGACCGTCACACAAGGCACTGCGTCCGCCGCCGAGACGATTTTCCATAAGCAAGTGAAGACCCTGCACCTGGACTTCAACGCGCGCACGGCCCTCAACACCGACGTTGCGGACATGAATGCGCTGTCGTTGCCAACCCTGGTCCGCGTGTACCAATTGCGCGATGGCAAAGCGCTGGACCGGGCGACTTACGAGGGGCTGGTGAGGGGTGACGAGCGGCTGCTCGACGGCGCATTGCTGGACAGGCGAGCCGTGGTGGTGAAACCCGGAGCAGGGGCACAGTTGAGCGTGCCGATGAATCCGCAGGCGAGAGTAGTCGCGCTGGTGGGCTTGTTTCGCAATCCCGATGCTCAACCCGACACCTGGCGCCTGCTGCTGACACGCGATGACCTGGACCCGGATCGGGCACGGCTCATCGAGATGGGAGACAACCAACTGACCTTGCGTCCCTTGGCGAAGGAATAA
- the tssE gene encoding type VI secretion system baseplate subunit TssE → MTEPNPSLYEMLLQNFDGELDVHRVSEQDQHTLSVLDNLKRILNCRAGALSHLPDYGLPDMGTVLQGLPATAHTLMKTMTDTLLKYEPRLAELAIELLPQVLPGHLECALDVQLKGGRRVSFGTTVGPEGKVLVRHLTRQNYFSTPGMDHPRGGR, encoded by the coding sequence ATGACCGAGCCCAACCCCTCGCTCTACGAAATGTTGCTGCAAAACTTCGACGGAGAACTGGATGTGCATCGCGTCAGCGAGCAGGACCAGCACACGCTGTCGGTCCTGGACAACCTAAAACGCATCCTCAATTGCCGGGCGGGTGCACTCAGTCACCTGCCGGACTACGGACTGCCGGATATGGGCACGGTTTTGCAGGGGTTGCCAGCAACGGCGCATACCTTGATGAAGACCATGACCGACACCTTGCTCAAATACGAACCACGGTTGGCGGAGCTCGCCATCGAACTGTTGCCCCAGGTGCTGCCGGGGCATTTGGAATGTGCGCTGGACGTGCAGTTGAAAGGCGGGCGGCGGGTGAGTTTCGGGACCACTGTGGGGCCGGAGGGCAAAGTCCTTGTGCGCCACCTGACGCGGCAGAACTACTTTTCGACGCCTGGAATGGATCACCCAAGGGGCGGGCGATGA
- a CDS encoding OmpA family protein gives MSALFEVHVRLGGDPRGYAEFVALRGELAKLGHGACPDVDWQKVEQLCLVLLQLNGAELQTVSFYALARGQRHGLDGMVEGMRLLKTLCGQWSSLWPASVSVRLEMLGWLFAQLQTLLRSWALSTNNLRALLELDNALTDLSERLPCQAPVPLTTLQALRLQVTHLIQRLERSDFGTETALLPVRVAEPALMMPIVLVPPPDATSGKRRLLPWLCTAALLLAIAAGVAGWRQGTQADVVWPDPVQLDSLSLFDAGSAKLKPSSTSVLVKALVDIKAQPGWLIIIAGHTDATGSSEQNLRLSHARASAVRDWMQSVGSIPADCFAVQGFAAHQPIAGNDTEAGRIANRRVDISLVPQAGACELPANRRPERRL, from the coding sequence ATGAGCGCGTTGTTCGAGGTGCATGTTCGACTCGGCGGCGATCCGCGCGGTTATGCTGAGTTCGTCGCCCTGCGGGGTGAGTTGGCGAAGCTGGGCCATGGCGCCTGTCCCGATGTGGATTGGCAGAAAGTGGAGCAGTTGTGCCTCGTGCTACTGCAATTGAACGGGGCAGAACTGCAGACCGTGAGCTTTTATGCGCTGGCGCGGGGGCAGCGTCACGGTTTGGATGGCATGGTCGAAGGCATGAGACTGCTCAAGACTCTCTGTGGCCAATGGTCCAGTCTTTGGCCGGCGTCGGTCTCCGTTCGCCTGGAGATGCTCGGGTGGTTGTTTGCCCAACTGCAAACGCTGCTGCGCAGCTGGGCGCTGTCGACCAACAACCTGCGCGCATTGCTTGAGTTGGATAATGCGCTTACCGACCTCAGTGAACGGTTGCCCTGCCAGGCGCCCGTACCGTTGACCACGCTGCAGGCCCTGCGACTGCAGGTCACGCACCTCATCCAGCGCTTGGAACGGAGCGACTTCGGCACCGAAACGGCATTGCTCCCCGTCCGGGTGGCGGAACCGGCATTGATGATGCCGATCGTGCTCGTGCCGCCGCCCGATGCGACAAGCGGCAAACGACGGTTATTGCCATGGCTGTGCACCGCGGCGTTGCTGCTTGCCATCGCCGCCGGCGTTGCCGGGTGGCGGCAAGGCACGCAGGCGGATGTCGTCTGGCCCGATCCGGTACAGCTCGACAGCCTGTCGCTGTTCGACGCCGGCAGCGCGAAGCTCAAGCCCAGCTCGACCTCTGTCCTCGTCAAGGCCCTGGTCGACATCAAGGCCCAGCCAGGCTGGTTGATCATCATTGCCGGGCATACCGATGCCACAGGTTCATCGGAGCAGAATCTCCGGCTCTCCCATGCCCGGGCGTCTGCGGTACGTGACTGGATGCAGAGCGTGGGCAGCATTCCCGCCGATTGTTTTGCCGTGCAGGGCTTTGCCGCCCATCAACCCATCGCAGGAAACGATACCGAGGCCGGGCGAATCGCCAATCGACGTGTCGACATCAGCCTGGTGCCGCAAGCAGGAGCTTGTGAGCTTCCAGCAAACCGCAGGCCAGAGAGGCGCCTTTGA
- the tssG gene encoding type VI secretion system baseplate subunit TssG, with protein sequence MERESQPAYSRLNTGGLLSTVQERVAEASLYRFCQLLEQALPGNPLLGSTARPTDDPVRFRPDPGMGFPAGELKAIELDPENPGRPATVRTRVLGLYGVDSPLPTAFLDDIAQRREGHEALEAFLDIFNHRIFTQFYRIWRKYSYPATFAAGGTDATSQCMLGLIGLGIPGSTRRVATPISRFLALLGVMRLPTRNAEGIEALVKLLASKTQARVSPHWPQKIPLAHPASLCPSRPVTLSEGTPLGSVGRDVNSQLHLMLCTDDAKEANDWLPGGALHSDLLVLLRVYLGWRCSATLQLTVALSSLPTPVLGNRRIRLGMTGVLGLGTDTWRAKEHETLTINLGRYQGLSIHSRNRETQHVSYPF encoded by the coding sequence ATGGAGCGAGAATCACAGCCAGCGTATTCCCGGTTGAACACCGGCGGTTTGCTGAGCACAGTGCAGGAGCGGGTGGCCGAGGCCAGCCTGTACCGTTTTTGCCAGTTGCTGGAACAAGCGCTGCCCGGAAATCCTCTGCTGGGCAGCACCGCGCGTCCGACGGACGACCCGGTGCGTTTTCGGCCCGATCCCGGCATGGGCTTCCCAGCCGGCGAGCTGAAAGCGATCGAACTCGATCCGGAGAATCCGGGGCGTCCGGCGACCGTACGCACTCGTGTGCTGGGGTTATACGGCGTCGACTCGCCGTTGCCGACGGCGTTCCTCGATGACATCGCCCAACGCCGGGAAGGGCATGAGGCGCTGGAGGCCTTCCTCGACATTTTCAATCACCGGATATTTACCCAGTTCTACCGGATCTGGCGCAAGTATTCCTACCCGGCCACGTTCGCAGCAGGCGGCACCGATGCGACGTCGCAATGCATGCTGGGCCTGATCGGGCTGGGCATTCCCGGAAGCACGCGACGCGTCGCGACGCCCATTTCGCGTTTCCTTGCGTTGCTCGGCGTCATGCGCCTACCGACCCGCAACGCCGAAGGCATCGAGGCGTTGGTCAAGCTGCTGGCGAGCAAGACCCAGGCGCGAGTCAGCCCGCACTGGCCGCAGAAAATTCCTTTGGCGCATCCGGCCAGCCTTTGCCCGTCCCGTCCGGTGACACTGTCCGAAGGCACGCCGCTGGGCAGTGTCGGGCGGGATGTCAACAGCCAGTTGCACCTGATGCTTTGCACCGATGACGCGAAGGAGGCCAACGACTGGTTGCCTGGCGGAGCGCTGCACAGCGACTTGCTGGTACTGCTGCGGGTGTACCTGGGATGGCGTTGCAGCGCGACGCTGCAATTGACGGTCGCGCTGAGCAGCCTGCCGACCCCGGTCCTGGGCAATCGCCGGATTCGATTGGGCATGACCGGTGTGCTGGGCTTGGGCACAGACACCTGGCGGGCGAAAGAACACGAAACCCTCACGATCAATCTGGGCCGTTATCAAGGCCTCTCGATCCATTCTCGGAACAGGGAAACACAGCATGTCTCGTACCCTTTTTAA